Below is a genomic region from Diabrotica undecimpunctata isolate CICGRU chromosome 7, icDiaUnde3, whole genome shotgun sequence.
TCTTCATCTCAGTTTAGATCTATCTTGGTTCTTTTACCTGGTAGTATACATTCCGCTATAACCCTTAACGGATTACTCTTTTTTCTTCTTATTAAATGTCCATAGAATctaattatctttgtttttattgttCTATGTTCTCTTGGCCCATCTATTCTTGTATtttgtgattcatccattgtcttaCATCCTCTTCGTTTTCTCTCTTAGGTCCTAGTATTTTTCTCATAATCATTCTCTCTTAACTCATAATTGCTCTTCTTTttttgctgttaatgtaaatgttccTAAAGCATATACTAGTATTGAtcttatggtcgttttgtagattttcatttttgtgcttcgactttaaacatatttttatttctataaaacgctgtattGTCCACTTCAATTCTTTTTTTATGTCTACACTTAgatttcttctgttgatttcttctttgtttgccGTGCTTGTTTTCAAGCGTAGGCTATCGTATtcacaagctgatgaaatgaagACCGTTCGACCTGTCTATTGTCTAATGTTACACAGACAGGACAATTGCTTTCTTTCGTTCCAGCGTTTTCCTccgattttgccctgaataatAAACcagagtaagcgatatttaggtcctctcattattgGCCGAAGTACTGGACCTTTCTTATTTTGATAATAAATATCCGAATGTCatataaatcttttaaaaaaatattttaagtattatatacatatttttttttctagacGGAACTTAGTTTACGACAATACATTAACAGGAAGAGTTATCCACGTTCGCATTCCAGGAAGCGGTTTCTTTAATGCTCCAATCACCTGTCTTCAGGTACGTGTAATGATCTACATAAAATCTTGATCGTTTTTTAacatttgtattttatattatttttagattcTCGATTTGGCTGAAAGTTTTAGTGACCCAATAGTAGAAGAAGGAGGATACGGAAAGGACTATGTAGTTTTACGTGTTGATTCTGTTGAAGCAGGAGAAGAGCTACAGTACCATGTTCAAATATACGTCGACCagtaatcaaattaaaaatttaataaaactttaaTCTCTAACCTCTATGTATGTagttttatatttaatttcagGGAATTTTTGAATAATAAAGAAACTATAACAAATCTGATCCAAATTATTGGAGAACGAGttgaaaaacaaataa
It encodes:
- the LOC140446734 gene encoding uncharacterized protein, whose protein sequence is MFSNIFKQVFFLTIIVLIVLPKSKANDYNKCPQTSHQRNLVYDNTLTGRVIHVRIPGSGFFNAPITCLQILDLAESFSDPIVEEGGYGKDYVVLRVDSVEAGEELQYHVQIYVDQ